The following are from one region of the Siniperca chuatsi isolate FFG_IHB_CAS linkage group LG21, ASM2008510v1, whole genome shotgun sequence genome:
- the wnt9b gene encoding protein Wnt-9b: MRSRLPRTACLLRLIALCILLSHTAAYFGLTGREPLVFLPGPFSNEPPTGKAHLKQCEQMTLTRRQKRLCRREPGLAETLRESVRLSLLECRYQFRNERWNCSLDGRGSLLKRAFKETAFLLAVSSAALTHALAKACSSGRMERCTCDDSPGIQHREAWQWGVCGDNLKYSTKFLKKFLGQKRVSKDLRAQVDAHNINVGIRAVKSGLKTTCKCHGVSGSCAIRTCWKQLSPFHDTGRLLKYRYDTAVRVLSVTNAATGETELAGPRRHGQSLRTTDLVYLEDSPSFCRPSRYSPGTGGRSCAKDTSCQSLCCGRGYNTAMRLTSLSCHCQVRWCCHVECQTCVREEEVYTCKNA, from the exons GCTGACAGGTCGGGAACCCTTGGTGTTTTTACCGGGTCCGTTTTCCAATGAACCTCCGACAGGCAAGGCCCACCTGAAGCAGTGCGAACAGATGACTCTGACCAGGCGGCAGAAGAGACTGTGTCGCAGGGAGCCTGGTTTGGCCGAGACGCTGCGGGAGTCGGTGCGCCTCAGCCTCCTGGAGTGTCGCTATCAGTTCAGGAATGAGCGCTGGAACTGCAGTCTGGACGGCCGGGGAAGTCTTCTTAAAAGAG CATTCAAGGAGACTGCCTTCCTGCTGGCAGTGTCGTCTGCGGCGCTGACCCATGCACTCGCCAAAGCGTGCAGCTCAGGCCGAATGGAGAGGTGCACATGTGATGACTCCCCCGGCATCCAGCATCGAGAAGCGTGGCAGTGGGGGGTCTGCGGTGACAACCTGAAATATAGCACCAAGTTTCTCAAGAAGTTCCTGGGCCAAAAGAGGGTCAGCAAGGACCTGAGGGCTCAGGTTGACGCCCACAACATCAACGTTGGAATTCGG GCAGTGAAGAGTGGGCTGAAAACAACTTGCAAGTGTCACGGTGTCTCCGGCTCTTGTGCCATACGAACTTGCTGGAAGCAGCTGTCTCCTTTCCATGACACTGGACGGCTGCTGAAGTATCGATATGACACTGCAGTGCGAGTGCTGAGTGTCACCAACGCAGCCACCGGGGAGACAGAGCTTGCAGGCCCCCGTCGCCACGGCCAGAGCCTTCGCACCACTGACCTGGTCTACCTGGAAGACTCCCCCAGCTTCTGCAGACCCTCCCGCTACTCCCCGGGTACAGGTGGCCGGTCATGTGCCAAAGACACCAGTTGTCAGAGTCTGTGCTGCGGACGTGGTTACAACACAGCCATGCGCCTCACCAGCCTGTCTTGCCACTGCCAGGTACGCTGGTGCTGCCACGTGGAGTGTCAGAcatgtgtgagagaggaggaggtctACACCTGCAAAAACGCATAA